A section of the Acropora muricata isolate sample 2 chromosome 4, ASM3666990v1, whole genome shotgun sequence genome encodes:
- the LOC136915014 gene encoding uncharacterized protein, with the protein MTFAFHLLIVLFAGCFLGRYSEGFKNGMINQHMRFRRFFFPPLKGYEYIIQVKAANQRAAASDSNLFLDIYGSKGTASKLKLGNLMTFNDFQSGKTDQFKVKLRDLGEIRKITLGHHNFARKPNWYLDRITIKAHDGNNYKFICNCTIMKIKQLFPEGKKPPVVPAPGGCGGIFTDASHCWPFDDEIAEESPDLKGSSPAELEDGARIADSVARVYVASTLDKGSWINMGNFKGKCISEPNLCRTGVTMIFWANIETSEISADPATSQYVFSSGGYDRRSQGFSFFHKNNSYVLQVVNGRKKWREEIPLSRMPSDCWFSFAFTWSKAQGMRHFINGKPDGQPILQPVDANVQHVNRFHGFRISKPNSNNNIEEMMPMKIDQFVTWGKVLSEAQILQAFKEGGEASCNKGNASNLQACNPTPCFNGGTCKIDVDEPRGYRCVCPEGFAGLQCELYEEEPTQGSTTAAPTSSAPTTVASPGTSATTSASSTAVPTAIAQTTVGASSTSGTNAATTVGASTEGPTNTGGPTTAPVSTSATTLTGKPTSPGGGSAAPSTGPTSSSTTERPAPTGGSTVNPTSGESLTTAPTTKEPTGEGTKSQTSATSATPTTAKPTIVGGSTKKPTTGVISTSSPTTPGGSTNKPGTEGATTSSPSSSGVSPKTVPTTAPPVSGGPTTAGSKTAKPTAVGASKSVPTTPGVSTTKTPTTAPATTGGLTTAGGSTRKPIAGGKTTKMPTSPGASTTKSPTTAPTITGGPTTGGGSTGKPTVGGKTTKLPTSPGASTTKSPTTAPTITGGPTTGGGSTGKPTVGGKTTKLPTSPGASTTKSPTTAPTITGGPTTGGGSTGKPTVGGKTTKLPTSPGASTTKSPTTAPTITGGPTTGGGSTGKPIAGGKTTKMPTSPGASTTKSPTTAPTMTGGPTTGGGSTGKPTVVGETTKPPTPGISTKTAPTAAPPTAGGPTTAGRSTKKPTSGAQTTAIPATLGASTRKAPTTATPTSKGPTTGSSSKSSESATTATPTTFKPTSAGSSTSSPTTIGASTATPTASGGSTRNATTIKGSSGKPTSKPTAGGETTAGTTVGGSTGIGGSTRRPTTVSTASPRITEVTGGSTPAGAPTAGGGSKNPTTAETTAAAPTTSPTLPGGSSRIPTSGGASIGGTTTISTPAPVAQPVTLQIKLEIKILINDLIQEIDNFRRLHQAPDVKLSVTLSQVANQWANKIANEGVERIDPNSNYGQLVCSHNAGGNTAKACVVKWYGAIKFFDWSNPKLTKNASPFTQLVWRNNSAIGVGVAKGGGGIKKQNVGGKNFIVVLFEPGQNDAGDIKDNVRAATGISEPDPGAACPKGYSKVPQGSRSCFKVNTTPLTWDDSIYGCALDNGSLASLQSKEEADLVVSLIRASNESEAWIGLHDSSSEGRYVWLDGSAIPFSEWLQGEPNGRTSENCIIQSKGTFLSGWADRPCSEKKAFVCEVPVPGYTNYKLSFLMTEPQTHHYQNSAYSQPFYPGSYSMCLPYIQSGNELLKETIIRYFQTKNMFVQPVINTIRCMNNGSSFLEVTVKLGPGDVSQSIESLQSSIKENDGVLDLASGAKAKLVSVEILSPGVSYCPNHCATTSCQPGCDQFCCIQSAAGHYQPQMPYQPPFQQQYQQRYQQPPYQPQQQQYHQPYQPQYQQPYPQSASYNNRGPWQCPLACTRSGSQCPAYCSPRCCKKRLRIKIHRF; encoded by the exons ATGACATTTGCCTTCCATCTCCTCATTGTACTGTTCGCAGGCTGCTTCCTGG GAAGGTACTCTGAAGGGTTCAAGAATGGGATGATTAATCAACACATGCGTTTTCGAAGATTTTTCTTTCCCCCGTTAAAAG GATATGAATATATCATTCAAGTTAAAGCTGCAAATCAGAGAGCAGCAGCTAGTGATTCAAATTTGTTCCTCGATATTTACGGATCCAAGGGAACAGCGTCCAAATTAAAACTTGGTAACCTCATGACATTCAACGACTTCCAGAGTGGAAA gACTGACCAATTTAAAGTGAAGTTACGCGACCTTGGTGAAATTAGAAAAATAACACTGGGACATCACAATTTTGCACGGAAACCTAATTGGTATCTTGATCGG ATTACAATTAAAGCACACGACGGAAATAATTACAAATTCATTTGTAACTGCACAATTATGAAGATAAAACAACTGTTCCCGGAAGGAAAGAAGCCGCCAGTTGTCCCAG CTCCAGGTGGCTGTGGTGGCATTTTCACAGACGCATCTCACTGTTGGCCATTTGACGACGAAATAGCCGAAGAATCTCCTGATTTAAAAGGCTCTTCTCCCGCGGAGTTAGAG GACGGAGCAAGAATAGCCGACTCTGTGGCCAGGGTATATGTAGCGTCTACACTCGATAAGGGAAGTTGGATTAATATGGGAAATTTTAAAG GGAAGTGCATCAGCGAGCCCAATTTGTGCAGGACGGGTGTTACCATGATCTTTTGGGCAAACATAGAGACTTCAGAAATTAGTGCAGACCCAGCGACGTCTCAATACGTGTTTTCAAGCGGTGGATACGACAGAAGGTCTCAAGGGTTCTCCTTCTTTCACAAGAACAACAGTTACGTGTTACAAGTAGTCAATGGCAGGAAAAAATGGAGAGAAGAAATCCCACTTTCAAGGATGCCATCAGATTGTTGGTTTTCGTTCGCGTTTACGTGGAGTAAAG CTCAGGGAATGAGACATTTTATCAATGGCAAGCCAGATGGTCAACCAATTCTTCAACCTGTTGATGCAAATGTTCAGCATGTAAACCGTTTCCACGGCTTTAGAATTAGTAAACCAAAcagcaacaataatattgaagaGATGATGCCGATGAAAATTGACCAGTTTGTTACTTGGGGTAAAGTTCTATCAGAAGCTCAGATCCTACAAGCCTTCAAGGAGG GTGGCGAAGCTTCATGCAACAAAGGAAACGCCTCCAATTTGCAAG CTTGCAATCCTACTCCATGCTTTAATGGTGGAACTTGCAAAATCGATGTCGATGAACCCAGAGGCTACCGTTGTGTCTGCCCTGAGGGCTTCGCCGGTCTTCAATGTGAAC TTTACGAGGAAGAGCCCACGCAAG GGTCAACCACAGCTGCACCTACCAGTTCAGCACCCACTACTGTAGCTTCACCCGGAACAAGTGCTACTACCAGCGCGAGCTCTACTGCGGTCCCAACTGCGATCGCGCAGACCACTGTTGGTGCGTCCTCTACATCAGGAACAAATGCAGCTACTACCGTAGGGGCGTCCACAGAGGGACCTACAAATACTGGAGGGCCTACCACTGCACCAGTCAGCACATCCGCTACAACTCTCACTGGAAAACCTACCTCTCCAGGCGGTGGCTCAGCAGCTCCTTCAACCGGACCTACGAGTTCAAGCACCACCGAAAGACCTGCTCCTACTGGAGGCAGCACCGTAAACCCGACTTCTGGTGAGTCCCTTACTACAGCACCTACTACTAAGGAACCTACAGGAGAAGGGACAAAGAGTCAAACATCTGCAACTAGTGCTACCCCTACAACTGCCAAACCCACCATTGTCGGAGGCAGTACAAAAAAACCCACAACTGGAGTTATCTCTACTTCATCACCGACCACGCCCGGTGGCAGTACGAATAAACCTGGTACAGAAGGAGCTACAACTTCATCACCTTCCTCTTCTGGAGTTAGCCCGAAGACTGTACCTACAACCGCACCCCCTGTGAGTGGAGGACCAACCACTGCCGGAAGCAAAACAGCAAAACCTACTGCTGTTGGGGCATCGAAATCGGTACCTACCACTCCCGGAGTTAGCACAACGAAGACACCAACAACTGCCCCAGCTACGACTGGAGGACTCACAACTGCTGGAGGCAGTACACGAAAACCTATAGCTGGTGGGAAAACGACAAAAATGCCCACTTCTCCGGGTGCTAGCACAACCAAATCACCAACAACTGCTCCAACTATTACTGGGGGACCCACTACTGGTGGAGGAAGTACAGGAAAACCTACAGTTGGCGGGAAAACGACGAAATTGCCCACTTCCCCGGGAGCTAGCACAACCAAATCACCAACAACTGCTCCAACTATTACTGGGGGACCCACTACTGGTGGAGGAAGTACAGGAAAACCTACAGTTGGCGGGAAAACGACGAAATTGCCCACTTCCCCGGGAGCTAGCACAACCAAATCACCAACAACTGCTCCAACTATTACTGGGGGACCCACTACTGGTGGAGGAAGTACAGGAAAACCTACAGTTGGCGGGAAAACGACGAAATTGCCCACTTCCCCGGGAGCTAGCACAACCAAATCACCAACAACTGCTCCAACTATTACTGGGGGACCCACTACTGGTGGAGGAAGTACAGGAAAACCTATAGCTGGTGGGAAAACGACAAAAATGCCCACTTCTCCGGGTGCTAGCACAACCAAATCACCAACAACTGCTCCAACTATGACTGGGGGACCCACTACTGGTGGAGGCAGTACAGGAAAACCTACAGTTGTTGGAGAAACGACTAAGCCACCGACCCCTGGAATAAGTACAAAGACAGCACCTACAGCTGCACCGCCTACAGCTGGGGGACCTACTACTGCAGGACGCAGCACAAAGAAACCTACGAGTGGGGCTCAAACGACAGCAATACCAGCAACCCTCGGGGCTAGCACGAGGAAAGCGCCAACAACAGCAACACCTACCTCCAAAGGACCAACTACTGGAAGCAGTTCAAAGTCATCTGAAAGCGCCACCACTGCGAcgcctaccactttcaaaccgACTAGTGCAGGAAGCAGTACGAGTAGTCCTACAACTATTGGTGCCTCTACAGCGACACCTACAGCTTCTGGAGGCAGCACAAGGAATGCTACCACTATTAAAGGAAGCAGTGGGAAACCAACAAGTAAACCAACAGCTGGAGGAGAAACGACCGCAGGAACTACTGTCGGCGGATCTACAGGTATCGGGGGAAGTACTAGAAGACCGACAACAGTGTCCACTGCATCACCTAGGATTACCGAAGTAACGGGAGGGAGTACCCCAGCTGGGGCCCCCACTGCTGGAGGAGGCTCAAAAAACCCAACAACTGCAGAAACGACTGCTGCAGCTCCTACTACAAGTCCTACATTGCCAGGAGGAAGTTCAAGGATCCCAACATCTGGAGGAGCCAGCATTGGGGGAACCACCACCATTTCAACTCCTGCGCCTGTCGCACAGCCAG TGACTTTGCAGATCAAGCTTGAGATCA AAATATTGATCAATGACCTCATACAGGAAATAGACAATTTCCGACGACTCCACCAAGCACCAGATGTAAAACTCTCTGTGACGCTCAGCCAGGTGGCAAACCAATGGGCGAACAAAATCGCAAATGAAGGGGTGGAGAGGATAGATCCCAACTCAAACTATGGACAACTGGTGTGTAGTCACAATGCTGGAGGCAACACCGCCAAGGCTTGTGTTGTTAAGTGGTATGGTGCTATCAAGTTCTTCGATTGGTCCAATCCCAAACTGACGAAAAACGCGTCTCCTTTTACCCAGCTGGTGTGGAGAAACAACTCCGCTATAGGGGTCGGAGTCGCTAAAGGAGGCGGTGGtataaaaaagcaaaacgtCGGTGGAAAAAATTTTATCGTGGTATTGTTTGAACCTGGACAAAACGATGCAGGTGACATCAAGGATAATGTACGTGCAGCAACAG GAATCTCTGAGCCGGATCCTGGGG CTGCTTGTCCCAAGGGTTATTCCAAAGTTCCTCAGGGCAGTCGATCTTGCTTCAAAGTTAATACGACTCCGCTGACTTGGGACGACTCTATTTATGGCTGCGCTCTCGATAATGGTTCGTTAGCGTCACTGCAATCAAAGGAAGAAGCCGATTTAGTTGTTAGCTTGATAAGAG CGTCCAACGAATCGGAAGCATGGATTGGATTACATGACAGTTCCAGCGAGGGACGATATGTCTGGCTGGATGGATCTGCTATTCCTTTCTCCGAATGGCTACAGGGAGAACCTAATGGCAGAACATCAGAAAATTGCATCATACAGTCAAAGGGAACTTTTTTGTCTGGCTGGGCTGATAGGCCCTGCTCGGAAAAGAAGGCTTTTGTCTGCGAGGTGCCCGTACCAG GTTATACCAATTACAAATTGAGCTTTCTTATGACTGAGCCACAAACCCATCACTACCAGAATTCCGCCTACAGTCAGCCTTTTTATCCTGGAAGTTATTCCATGTGTTTGCCGTACATTCAAAGTGGAAACGAACTCCTTAAGGAAACG atcaTTCGTTATTTCCAAACCAAGAATATGTTTGTTCAGCCCGTAATTAACACAATTAG ATGCATGAATAACGGATCATCCTTCCTTGAGGTTACTGTGAAACTAGGCCCAGGAGATGTCTCTCAGTCCATAGAATCTTTGCAATCAAGTATCAAGGAAAACGACGGAGTTCTTGACCTTGCAAGTGGCGCTAAAGCAAAACTGGTATCTGTTGAGATTCTCAGTCCAG GTGTATCATACTGCCCAAATCATTGTGCAACTACGTCGTGTCAGCCTGGATGTGATCAGTTTTGCTGCATTCAATCAGCGGCTGGGCATTATCAGCCGCAAATGCCTTATCAACCACCTTTCCAGCAGCAATATCAACAGCGATACCAACAACCCCCATATCAACCTCAACAGCAACAATATCATCAGCCTTATCAGCCCCAGTATCAACAGCCTTATCCACAGTCAGCCAGTTACAACAATAGAGGACCTTGGCAGTGTCCCCTAGCTTGCACTCGTAGTGGCAGCCAATGCCCGGCATATTGTTCTCCGAGATGCTGCAAGAAGCGCTTGCGAATCAAAATTCACagattttaa